The following proteins come from a genomic window of Lolium rigidum isolate FL_2022 chromosome 5, APGP_CSIRO_Lrig_0.1, whole genome shotgun sequence:
- the LOC124656250 gene encoding NAC domain-containing protein 90-like, with the protein MTTGSGDLFAATPGFRFYPTEDELLGFYLRHHLAGTTGPNVHRVIPVVDVYSHHPSHLPTMAGEANVRDAEQWFFFCPRAEREMRGGRPARTTPSGYWKATGSPSYVFSSSCSASSKVIGVKRTMVFYQGRAPAGSKTTWKMNEYKAVADDEEDDRNATAGHQTAAPLRLRNEFSVCRVYISTGTLRSFDRRPLNTPGNGQTAARQHAPSVATANLANDRVTANTGQANNTQEWRLLSATAVDNFSFDMDFNQLQYY; encoded by the exons ATGACAACTGGTAGTGGCGATCTGTTTGCCGCCACGCCGGGTTTCCGATTCTACCCCACGGAGGACGAGCTTCTGGGCTTCTATCTCCGTCACCACCTCGCCGGCACCACCGGGCCGAACGTCCACCGCGTTATCCCCGTCGTCGACGTCTACAGCCACCACCCTTCCCACCTCCCAA CTATGGCGGGGGAGGCGAATGTGCGCGACGCCGAGCAGTGGTTCTTCTTCTGCCCGCGCGCGGAGAGAGAGAtgcgcggcggccggccggcgcgcACCACGCCGTCGGGTTACTGGAAGGCCACGGGCTCTCCGTCCTACGTCTTCTCCTCCTCTTGTTCGGCAAGCAGCAAGGTCATCGGGGTCAAGAGGACCATGGTCTTCTACCAAGGCCGAGCACCCGCGGGCTCCAAGACCACGTGGAAGATGAACGAGTACAAGGCCGTCgccgacgacgaagaagacgaccGCAACGCGACGGCCGGACACCAGACAGCGGCACCTCTCAGG CTGAGGAACGAATTCAGCGTCTGCCGGGTGTACATCAGCACGGGGACGCTGAGATCCTTCGATCGCCGGCCCCTCAATACCCCCGGCAATGGTCAAACGGCGGCCCGGCAGCATGCACCGTCGGTGGCGACCGCCAATCTCGCCAACGACCGCGTCACTGCAAATACCGGACAAGCCAATAATACTCAGGAATGGAGATTGCTGAGTGCCACTGCTGTTGACAATTTCAGCTTCGACATGGATTTCAATCAACTCCAGTACTATTGA